The sequence GAAGAGATTGCAGCAGCAGCAGAGCATCTCTCAAAGCTTTCCGAAACCCTTAGCCATTCGCTCGCTGTTTTTAAAACAGCCTAATAGACTGCGGGGAGCTTTCCCCGCACATCTTCTCTTAAAACGCCAGTATCCTTTAAGTCCCATATAGGTAAAATGCAAACAATAACTTTTCTTAAAGGAGAACAACTATGTCATTTACATTACCTGAATTACCCTACGCTCCCAATGCTCTTGAACCCCATATCAGCGCCAACACGCTTGGTTTTCATCACGGAAAACACCATCAAGCCTATGTTACTAATCTGAACAACCTCATCGAAGGTACCGAACTTGCTAGCCAAACTCTTGAGGAAATCATCCAAGCTGTTGCGGGAGATGCTAGTAAAGCCGGCATCTTCAACAATGCCGCGCAAGTGTGGAACCACACCTTTTACTGGCACTCCATGAAACCAAACGGCGGTGGCGAGCCCACGGGAGCCATAGCTGCAAAAATCAAAGAGGTATTTGGTGATTTTGAAGCGTTTTTAAAAGAGTTCAAAACCGCAGGTGCAACACAGTTTGGAAGCGGATGGGCGTGGTTGGTACTTGAAGGCGACACCCTCAAA is a genomic window of Sulfurospirillum tamanense containing:
- a CDS encoding superoxide dismutase, which encodes MSFTLPELPYAPNALEPHISANTLGFHHGKHHQAYVTNLNNLIEGTELASQTLEEIIQAVAGDASKAGIFNNAAQVWNHTFYWHSMKPNGGGEPTGAIAAKIKEVFGDFEAFLKEFKTAGATQFGSGWAWLVLEGDTLKITKTPNADTPLAHGQKAILTVDVWEHAYYLDYQNRRPDYLETFFKHLVNWDFANANLSA